In Streptomyces sp. NBC_00414, a single window of DNA contains:
- a CDS encoding maltokinase N-terminal cap-like domain-containing protein — protein sequence MSEAVTRSVHSASTSPGLLASLDPLLREWLPRQRWFAGKGRPVTGFSLVSVTEVLPLNSRLGLLHLLVRAHQPLVPTQSAPAYPADCYQLLLGVRETLPPRLAPALIGRPAQGPLAGLTVYEALHDPRPADVLLEALRERARIGELRFERDMAREIRGDLVPRLVTAEQSNSSLVYGDTFILKLLRRIVPGVNPDLELPLALAREGCSRVPAPAAWMLADLTGEPGDPGEPYVLGVLQPFVQGASDGWDLALGELAKGEDFSGAARALGRATAEVHVALARALPEVTMGRAQMELLVEGMAERLEAAVHAVPALLPYAPGLRSAFDALADLASEGRTWTAQRIHGDLHLGQCLRSPSGSWSLIDFEGEPSKPLAERRMPQPTARDVAGMLRSFDYAAHSLPPVPGSAGPEATTPSAVPGWADACRAAYCSGYAEAGGRDPRTDPVLLRAYETDKAIYEVVYEARHRPDWLPVPMAAVRRLALPEPS from the coding sequence ATGTCCGAAGCCGTCACCCGCTCAGTGCACTCCGCTTCGACGAGCCCCGGCCTTCTCGCGTCCCTCGATCCACTGCTTCGCGAGTGGCTTCCACGGCAGCGGTGGTTCGCGGGCAAAGGCCGTCCCGTCACCGGGTTCTCCCTGGTCTCGGTGACCGAAGTGCTGCCTCTGAACTCCAGACTGGGGCTGCTCCATCTGCTCGTACGGGCGCACCAGCCGCTCGTGCCCACGCAGAGCGCGCCCGCGTATCCGGCCGACTGCTACCAACTGCTGCTCGGTGTGCGCGAGACCCTGCCGCCACGGCTGGCGCCCGCGCTGATCGGCCGTCCGGCACAGGGACCGCTGGCCGGGCTGACCGTGTACGAGGCGCTGCACGATCCTCGGCCCGCCGATGTCCTCCTGGAGGCCCTGCGGGAACGGGCACGCATCGGCGAGCTGCGCTTCGAGCGGGACATGGCGCGGGAGATCCGGGGCGATCTGGTGCCGCGGCTGGTGACGGCCGAGCAGTCCAACTCCTCTCTCGTCTACGGAGATACGTTCATCCTGAAGCTCCTGCGCCGGATCGTGCCCGGGGTCAACCCCGATCTGGAGCTTCCGCTGGCGCTGGCCCGCGAGGGCTGCTCCCGGGTTCCGGCTCCCGCCGCCTGGATGCTGGCGGACCTGACCGGCGAACCAGGTGATCCCGGTGAGCCGTACGTGCTCGGTGTGCTGCAGCCCTTCGTGCAGGGCGCCTCGGACGGCTGGGATCTGGCGCTGGGCGAACTCGCCAAGGGCGAGGACTTCAGCGGTGCGGCGCGGGCGCTCGGCCGGGCCACCGCCGAGGTCCATGTGGCGCTGGCCCGCGCGCTGCCCGAGGTGACCATGGGGCGTGCGCAGATGGAGCTGCTCGTGGAGGGTATGGCCGAGCGGCTGGAGGCCGCCGTCCACGCGGTGCCCGCGCTGCTGCCGTACGCGCCGGGTCTGCGTTCCGCGTTCGACGCGCTCGCCGATCTGGCGAGCGAGGGCCGGACGTGGACGGCCCAGCGGATCCACGGGGACCTGCACCTGGGCCAGTGCCTGCGGTCGCCGTCCGGCAGCTGGTCGCTGATCGACTTCGAGGGCGAGCCCTCCAAGCCGCTCGCCGAGCGTCGCATGCCCCAGCCGACCGCGCGGGACGTGGCCGGCATGCTCCGCTCCTTCGACTACGCGGCGCACTCGCTCCCCCCGGTTCCCGGTTCCGCCGGGCCCGAGGCGACGACTCCGTCCGCCGTGCCCGGCTGGGCCGACGCCTGCCGGGCCGCGTACTGCTCCGGGTACGCCGAGGCGGGCGGGCGTGATCCGCGTACGGATCCGGTGCTGCTGCGCGCGTACGAGACCGACAAGGCGATCTACGAAGTCGTGTACGAGGCACGGCACCGGCCCGACTGGCTGCCCGTGCCGATGGCGGCCGTCCGCCGGCTGGCCCTTCCCGAACCGTCCTGA
- the glgB gene encoding 1,4-alpha-glucan branching enzyme, translating into MTPRPNPPAKKPKSSKAKAKAAGKAAEKAKAEPTVEDVREDVRAEVTEPALVPEPAAVPVPEPVAAPLATPVTPQDAVPHRPVQEVQEPAQEVRSLAVLDRADRERLLGGAHHDPHSVLGAHSVPDGVVFRALRPYALGVTVIAEGLRAELHDDGEGLFSVVLPLREVPEYRLSVEYEGTVQDTEDAYRFLPTLGDFDLHLFGEGRHEQLWKILGAEPMEHQGVAGTRFSVWAPNARGVRISGSFNFWDGTAFPMRSLGSSGVWELFAPGVGEGELYKFEITRPDGTKTMRADPMARRTELPPATSSVITASRHEWQDQEWMERRADRPAHQAPFSVYELHLASWRPGLTYRQLAEQLPVYISDLGFTHVELMPVAEHPFGGSWGYQVTGFYAPTARLGTPDDFKYLVDALHRAGIGVIMDWVPAHFPRDEWALAEFDGRPLYEHEDPLRSAHPDWGTLEFDYGRREVRNFLVANAVYWCEEFHIDGLRVDAVASMLYLDYSREAGQWTPNVHGGRENLDAVAFLQEMNATVYRREPGVVTIAEESTAWDGVTRATHHIGPGGFGGLGFGLKWNMGWMHDSLDYVSHEPVHRKYHHHEMTFSMVYAYSENYVLPISHDEVVHGKRSLVSKLPGDWWQQRATARAYLGFMWAHPGKQLLFMGQEFAQGAEWSEAHGPDWWLLDPAYGAEADHRGVRDLVRDLNTVYRQVPALWELDTDPDGFGWVAGDAAEDNVFAFLRHAADGSPLLAVSNFSPVVRHEYRLGVPDDVTAWHEVLNTDAGRYGGGDVGNAGAVKPDDLAWHGRPASIRLTLPPLSTVWLRPA; encoded by the coding sequence GTGACGCCCCGCCCGAACCCGCCCGCCAAGAAGCCGAAGAGCTCGAAGGCCAAGGCCAAGGCCGCAGGCAAGGCCGCCGAGAAGGCGAAGGCCGAGCCCACGGTCGAGGACGTACGGGAGGACGTACGGGCCGAGGTCACGGAGCCCGCACTCGTCCCCGAACCCGCTGCCGTGCCCGTCCCCGAACCTGTTGCCGCGCCCTTGGCGACACCAGTGACGCCTCAGGATGCCGTCCCTCATAGGCCCGTCCAGGAGGTGCAGGAGCCCGCTCAGGAGGTGCGGTCGCTGGCCGTGCTGGACCGGGCCGACCGGGAGCGGCTGCTCGGGGGCGCGCACCACGATCCGCACTCCGTGCTCGGGGCCCACTCCGTGCCCGACGGGGTGGTCTTCCGGGCGCTGCGGCCGTACGCGCTCGGCGTGACCGTCATCGCCGAGGGTTTGCGGGCCGAACTGCACGACGACGGGGAGGGGTTGTTCTCCGTCGTACTGCCCCTGCGGGAGGTGCCGGAGTACCGGCTGTCGGTGGAGTACGAGGGAACGGTGCAGGACACCGAGGACGCGTACCGGTTCCTGCCCACGCTCGGCGACTTCGACCTGCACCTGTTCGGAGAGGGGCGGCACGAGCAGCTGTGGAAGATCCTCGGCGCGGAGCCGATGGAGCACCAGGGCGTGGCCGGCACCCGCTTCTCGGTCTGGGCGCCGAACGCCCGCGGGGTACGGATCTCGGGGTCCTTCAACTTCTGGGACGGGACCGCGTTCCCGATGCGCTCGCTGGGCTCGTCCGGGGTGTGGGAGCTGTTCGCCCCCGGTGTCGGCGAGGGTGAGCTCTACAAGTTCGAGATCACCCGGCCCGACGGCACGAAGACGATGCGGGCCGACCCGATGGCGCGTCGTACGGAGCTGCCGCCCGCCACGTCCTCCGTGATCACTGCCTCGCGTCACGAGTGGCAGGACCAGGAGTGGATGGAGCGACGGGCCGACCGCCCCGCGCACCAGGCCCCGTTCTCCGTCTACGAACTCCATCTGGCGTCCTGGCGACCGGGCCTGACGTACCGTCAGCTCGCCGAGCAGCTGCCCGTCTACATCTCCGACCTCGGCTTCACGCACGTCGAGCTGATGCCGGTCGCCGAGCATCCCTTCGGCGGCTCCTGGGGCTACCAGGTCACCGGCTTCTACGCGCCCACCGCCCGGCTCGGCACCCCCGACGACTTCAAGTACCTCGTCGACGCGCTGCACCGGGCCGGCATCGGCGTGATCATGGACTGGGTGCCCGCGCACTTCCCGCGGGACGAGTGGGCACTGGCCGAGTTCGACGGGCGGCCCCTGTACGAGCACGAGGACCCGCTGCGGTCCGCGCACCCCGACTGGGGAACCCTCGAATTCGACTACGGGCGCCGCGAGGTGCGCAACTTCCTCGTCGCCAACGCCGTGTACTGGTGCGAGGAGTTCCACATCGACGGGCTGCGGGTCGACGCCGTCGCCTCCATGCTCTACCTCGACTACTCGCGCGAGGCCGGCCAGTGGACACCCAACGTCCACGGCGGCCGGGAGAACCTCGACGCGGTCGCCTTCCTCCAGGAGATGAACGCCACCGTCTACCGGCGCGAGCCCGGTGTCGTCACGATCGCCGAGGAGTCGACCGCGTGGGACGGCGTCACCCGGGCCACCCACCACATCGGTCCCGGCGGCTTCGGCGGTCTCGGCTTCGGGCTGAAGTGGAACATGGGCTGGATGCACGACTCGCTGGACTACGTCTCCCACGAGCCCGTCCACCGCAAGTACCACCACCATGAGATGACGTTCTCGATGGTGTACGCGTACAGCGAGAACTACGTCCTGCCGATCTCCCACGACGAGGTCGTGCACGGCAAGCGGTCGTTGGTGTCGAAGCTGCCGGGCGACTGGTGGCAGCAGCGTGCCACCGCGCGGGCCTATCTGGGCTTCATGTGGGCCCATCCCGGCAAGCAACTCCTCTTCATGGGGCAGGAGTTCGCCCAGGGCGCCGAGTGGTCGGAGGCGCACGGGCCCGACTGGTGGCTCCTCGACCCGGCGTACGGCGCGGAGGCCGACCACCGGGGTGTGCGTGACCTCGTCCGGGACCTCAACACGGTGTACCGGCAGGTGCCGGCGCTCTGGGAGCTCGACACCGACCCCGACGGGTTCGGGTGGGTCGCCGGGGATGCCGCCGAGGACAACGTCTTCGCCTTCCTGCGGCATGCCGCCGACGGCTCGCCGCTGCTCGCCGTGTCCAACTTCTCGCCCGTCGTGCGGCACGAGTACCGGCTCGGGGTGCCCGATGACGTCACCGCCTGGCACGAGGTGCTCAACACCGACGCGGGGCGGTACGGCGGGGGTGACGTGGGGAACGCCGGGGCCGTCAAGCCGGACGACCTGGCCTGGCACGGCCGCCCGGCCAGCATCCGCCTGACCCTGCCACCCCTCTCCACGGTGTGGCTCCGCCCGGCATAA
- a CDS encoding HelD family protein: MRGEQEFIDGLYARVDALRGGTEASVTDALAQGSTPMQARLERDVLVAERSGLLAALNAVDGSLCFGRIDLTTFPDAPDAPESSDPSGSAGLTHHIGRIGIRADDVEHTPILIDWRAPVARPFYLATGHTPMGLRRRRHITTEGRAVTALHDEILDLGDRLRTGHEDPTGDAVLLSALNSARTGRMSDIVQTIQAEQDRIIRAPHRGILVVEGGPGTGKTAVALHRAAYLLYEHRELLAKRAVLIVGPNPAFLGYIGEVLPSLGETGVLLATVGELYPGVRASASDTPEAAAVKGRADMADVLAAVVRDRQSLPDPVIAIEHDRDILMLDAGLVRVARDRTREVRLPHNVAREHFEGHIFNTLTDMLAERIGTDPFDGTNLLDPSDITQIRDDLAENPEVWAAIDQLWPRVTPRRLVADFLAEPDAYLTEEDADAVRRPVTRAWTTSDVPLLDEAAELLGEDDRVTKAAAEQERDRQVAYAQGVLDVSYASRTYEFEDIDAEDAEVLSAHDIIDAERMAERHEEDDHRSAAERAAADRTWAFGHIIVDEAQELSPMAWRLLMRRSPTRSMTLVGDPAQTAEAAGVGSWSEILSPYVEDRWEHTRLAVNYRTPSEIMDVAAAVPRAERPDFEPPSSVRSTGVRPWARESSELAGAVEKAVAELAPAEGRLAVIAPRELHGVLAGRLDGVVAGESPDLTRGVVLLDPRQAKGLEFDAVLVVEPARFGTSDLYVALTRATQSLGIVHAEPLPKPLQEALPPTT, encoded by the coding sequence TTGCGCGGCGAGCAGGAATTCATCGACGGTCTGTACGCGCGCGTCGACGCACTGCGCGGCGGAACCGAGGCCTCGGTGACGGACGCCCTCGCGCAGGGCAGCACACCCATGCAGGCCCGCCTCGAACGGGACGTCCTGGTCGCCGAACGCTCCGGCCTGCTCGCCGCGCTGAACGCGGTGGACGGCTCCCTCTGCTTCGGCCGGATCGACCTCACCACCTTCCCCGACGCCCCCGACGCCCCCGAGTCCTCGGACCCCTCCGGCTCCGCCGGTCTCACCCACCACATCGGCCGTATCGGTATCCGCGCCGACGACGTCGAACACACCCCGATCCTGATCGACTGGCGGGCCCCGGTCGCCCGCCCCTTCTACCTCGCCACCGGCCACACCCCCATGGGCCTGCGCCGCCGTCGGCACATCACCACCGAGGGCCGTGCCGTCACCGCCCTGCACGACGAGATCCTCGACCTGGGGGACCGGCTGCGCACGGGACACGAGGACCCGACCGGCGACGCCGTGCTGCTCTCCGCGCTCAACTCCGCGCGCACCGGCCGTATGAGCGACATCGTGCAGACCATCCAGGCCGAGCAGGACCGCATCATCCGCGCCCCGCACCGCGGAATCCTGGTGGTGGAGGGCGGCCCCGGCACCGGCAAGACGGCGGTGGCGCTGCACCGGGCCGCCTACCTCCTCTACGAGCACCGCGAACTGCTCGCCAAGCGAGCCGTCCTGATCGTCGGCCCGAACCCCGCCTTCCTCGGCTACATCGGCGAGGTACTGCCCTCGCTCGGTGAGACGGGCGTCCTGCTGGCGACCGTCGGCGAGCTGTACCCCGGGGTGCGGGCGAGCGCCTCCGACACCCCGGAGGCCGCCGCGGTGAAGGGCCGCGCCGACATGGCCGACGTCCTCGCCGCCGTCGTGCGCGACCGCCAGTCCCTGCCCGACCCGGTGATCGCCATCGAGCACGACCGGGACATCCTGATGCTCGACGCCGGTCTCGTACGCGTCGCCCGCGACCGCACCCGCGAGGTGCGGCTGCCGCACAACGTGGCCCGCGAACACTTCGAGGGCCACATCTTCAACACCCTCACCGACATGCTCGCCGAGCGGATCGGCACGGACCCCTTCGACGGCACGAACCTGCTCGACCCCAGTGACATCACCCAGATCCGCGACGATCTCGCCGAGAACCCCGAGGTCTGGGCGGCCATCGACCAGTTGTGGCCGCGCGTCACCCCGCGGCGCCTCGTCGCGGACTTCCTCGCCGAGCCCGACGCGTACCTCACCGAGGAGGACGCCGACGCCGTCCGCCGTCCGGTCACCCGGGCCTGGACGACCTCCGACGTGCCCCTCCTCGACGAGGCGGCCGAACTCCTCGGCGAGGACGACCGGGTGACGAAGGCCGCCGCCGAGCAGGAGCGGGACCGGCAGGTCGCCTACGCGCAGGGCGTGCTCGACGTCTCCTACGCGTCCAGGACGTACGAGTTCGAGGACATCGACGCCGAGGACGCGGAGGTCCTGTCGGCGCACGACATCATCGACGCCGAGCGGATGGCCGAACGCCACGAGGAGGACGACCACCGCAGTGCCGCCGAGCGGGCCGCCGCCGACCGGACCTGGGCGTTCGGGCACATCATCGTCGACGAGGCGCAGGAGTTGTCGCCGATGGCCTGGCGGCTGCTGATGCGGCGCAGTCCCACGCGGTCGATGACGCTGGTCGGCGACCCGGCCCAGACGGCCGAGGCGGCGGGCGTCGGCTCCTGGTCGGAGATCCTCTCCCCTTACGTCGAGGACCGCTGGGAGCACACCCGGCTCGCGGTCAACTACCGCACGCCGTCCGAGATCATGGACGTGGCGGCGGCCGTTCCGCGGGCCGAGCGGCCCGACTTCGAGCCGCCCAGTTCGGTGCGGTCCACGGGGGTACGGCCCTGGGCGCGGGAGAGTTCCGAGCTGGCCGGTGCGGTGGAGAAGGCCGTCGCCGAGCTGGCTCCCGCCGAGGGGCGGCTCGCGGTGATCGCGCCGCGGGAGCTGCATGGGGTGCTGGCCGGGCGGCTCGACGGGGTTGTGGCGGGGGAGTCGCCCGATCTGACCCGTGGGGTCGTGCTGCTCGACCCGCGTCAGGCGAAGGGGCTGGAGTTCGATGCGGTGCTGGTGGTGGAGCCGGCCCGTTTCGGAACGAGTGACCTCTATGTGGCGTTGACCCGGGCCACGCAGTCGCTCGGCATCGTCCACGCGGAGCCGTTGCCGAAGCCGTTGCAGGAGGCTCTGCCGCCCACCACCTGA
- the trxA gene encoding thioredoxin, whose protein sequence is MIKAAGVAEVTDADFEAEVIGAELPVLVEFTADWCPPCRQIAPVLSAIASEEGDRLKVVQLDVDTNPETTNAYGVLSMPTLIVFRDGQPVKSMVGARPKRRLLEELADVI, encoded by the coding sequence GTGATCAAGGCGGCAGGTGTGGCCGAGGTGACGGACGCGGATTTCGAGGCGGAGGTGATCGGGGCGGAGCTGCCCGTGCTGGTGGAGTTCACCGCGGACTGGTGCCCGCCGTGCCGGCAGATCGCGCCGGTGCTGAGCGCCATCGCCTCGGAGGAGGGCGACCGGCTCAAGGTGGTGCAGCTGGACGTGGACACGAATCCGGAGACCACGAACGCGTACGGGGTGCTGTCGATGCCCACGCTCATCGTGTTCCGCGACGGGCAGCCGGTGAAGTCGATGGTGGGTGCCCGGCCCAAGCGGCGGCTCCTCGAAGAGCTGGCGGACGTGATCTGA
- a CDS encoding MerR family transcriptional regulator, protein MRIGELAERAGTTTRTLRYYESRGLLPARRGSNGYRTYDEDDLKLLRQIRTLQDFGFDLEETRPFVECLRAGHPKGDACPASLAVYRRKLGELDALIGELRSVREQVGGQLARAERAMGGLASEAAVPGGPEPVCELGGETR, encoded by the coding sequence ATGCGAATCGGCGAGCTGGCGGAGCGGGCCGGGACCACCACTCGGACGCTCAGGTACTACGAGTCGCGGGGGCTGCTGCCCGCGCGGCGGGGGAGCAACGGGTACCGGACGTACGACGAGGACGATCTGAAACTGCTGCGGCAGATCAGGACGCTGCAGGACTTCGGGTTCGACCTGGAGGAGACGCGGCCCTTCGTGGAGTGTCTGCGGGCCGGTCATCCAAAGGGCGACGCCTGTCCGGCCTCGCTCGCCGTGTACCGGCGCAAGCTCGGCGAGCTCGACGCGCTGATCGGCGAGCTGCGGTCGGTACGCGAGCAGGTCGGCGGGCAGTTGGCGCGGGCCGAGCGGGCGATGGGCGGGCTGGCGTCCGAGGCGGCGGTTCCGGGTGGTCCGGAACCGGTGTGTGAGCTGGGAGGGGAGACGCGGTGA
- a CDS encoding Lrp/AsnC family transcriptional regulator — translation MGDPVAAPKEPRHSRAGAAETSVGFDVLDRQILELLQSDGRIRLSELGRRVRLSPAAVAERVRRLESAGAVTGYGAHVSPARLGYGIQAFVRVDPHGGYTLKHPRTLELLARPEITEAHHVVGEDCWILKVAVEDTVHLEDVLEQTAALGRTTTSIVLSSPVERKPLLPPVTR, via the coding sequence ATGGGAGATCCGGTCGCGGCACCGAAAGAACCACGGCATTCGCGAGCCGGCGCCGCCGAAACGTCGGTGGGCTTCGACGTGCTGGACCGGCAGATCCTGGAGCTGCTGCAGAGCGACGGCCGGATCAGGCTCAGCGAGCTGGGCCGCCGGGTGAGGCTGTCCCCGGCGGCGGTCGCCGAACGCGTCCGCCGTCTGGAGTCGGCCGGCGCCGTCACCGGCTACGGCGCCCACGTGTCGCCGGCCCGCCTCGGCTACGGCATCCAGGCCTTCGTCCGGGTCGACCCGCACGGCGGCTACACGCTGAAGCACCCGAGGACGCTGGAGCTGCTGGCCCGCCCCGAGATCACCGAGGCCCACCACGTCGTCGGTGAGGACTGCTGGATCCTCAAGGTCGCGGTGGAGGACACCGTCCACCTGGAGGACGTACTGGAGCAGACCGCGGCCCTGGGCCGTACGACGACGTCGATCGTGCTGTCGTCCCCGGTGGAGCGCAAACCGCTGCTGCCGCCCGTCACTCGCTGA
- a CDS encoding NAD-dependent epimerase/dehydratase family protein, whose protein sequence is MRDVCVIGGNRYFGKRLIARLLSAGDRVSVVNRGSAAPPAGAIHLVADRDDEESLERALGSRTFDVVVDQVCYTPVQAAIASRVFAGRTRRYVMTSTVEVYEHLDSADLVSEDAVDPRTVRVDLGLPWNDPEFLDTHYGEGKRQAEAVLAAGAGGAAFPCVAVRVAHVLGGDDDFTGRLAHYAERIRSGEPIAVPVVNRPATYIHVEEIANFLAWTVGEEFTGVVNAASSGVLGTEELCEVVASHLPGGKVVLRRVVGGRFSPLSFTRSYGMDNARATRLGFAFTKVHDWLPTAVTSTLGRTS, encoded by the coding sequence GTGCGTGACGTGTGTGTCATAGGCGGCAACCGGTATTTCGGCAAGCGGCTGATCGCCCGGCTGCTTTCCGCCGGGGACAGGGTGAGCGTCGTCAATCGGGGGTCGGCGGCACCGCCCGCCGGGGCGATCCATCTCGTCGCCGACCGCGACGACGAGGAGTCCCTGGAGCGGGCGCTCGGCTCCCGCACCTTCGACGTCGTCGTCGACCAGGTCTGCTACACCCCGGTACAGGCGGCGATCGCCAGCCGGGTCTTCGCGGGACGCACCCGGCGGTACGTCATGACGTCCACGGTCGAGGTGTACGAGCACCTGGACTCGGCGGACCTCGTGAGCGAGGACGCCGTCGATCCGCGTACGGTCCGCGTCGACCTCGGACTCCCCTGGAACGACCCGGAGTTCCTCGACACGCACTACGGGGAGGGCAAGCGGCAGGCCGAGGCGGTGCTCGCGGCGGGGGCGGGGGGCGCGGCGTTTCCCTGTGTGGCCGTGCGGGTCGCCCATGTGCTGGGCGGTGACGACGACTTCACGGGGCGGCTCGCGCACTACGCGGAGCGGATCCGGTCGGGCGAGCCGATCGCTGTGCCGGTGGTGAACCGTCCCGCGACGTACATCCATGTCGAGGAGATCGCGAACTTTCTCGCGTGGACGGTGGGCGAGGAATTCACCGGGGTGGTGAACGCGGCGTCCTCCGGGGTGCTCGGCACCGAGGAACTGTGCGAGGTGGTGGCCTCGCATCTCCCTGGCGGGAAGGTGGTTCTGCGTCGTGTGGTGGGTGGGAGGTTCTCGCCGTTGTCCTTCACCCGCTCGTACGGAATGGACAACGCGCGGGCCACGCGGCTCGGCTTCGCCTTCACCAAGGTCCACGACTGGCTCCCGACCGCGGTGACCTCCACCCTCGGCCGCACCTCCTGA
- a CDS encoding cation:dicarboxylate symporter family transporter, with translation MTSTPDTAPAAPAAKRDRTHYLYIAVIIAVAAGIAVGLIAPDFAVKLKPIGTGFVNLIKMMISPIIFCTIVLGIGSVRKAAKVGAVGGIALGYFVVMSFVALAIGLVVGNILEPGTGLAVTDAIKDAGQGQVVEAKNTEEFLLGIIPVTIVSAFTGGEVLQTLLIALLTGFALQAMGSTGTPILRGIEHIQRLVFRILAMVMWAAPIGAFGAIAAVTGSAGVDALKSLAVLMLGFYVTCFLFVFIVLGAMLRIVAGLNIFLLLKYLGREFLLILSTSSSESALPRLIAKMEHLGVSKPVVGITVPTGYSFNLDGTMIYMTMASLFIADAMGTPMSIGEQIPLLLFLLVASKGAAGVTGAGLATLAGGLASHKPALVDGIGLIVGIDRFMSEARALTNFAGNAVATVLIGTWTKEIDRPRVDEVLAGRIPFDETTLLDEGHGGLTDGDGSSGSADVPEQPGSGDKALAKA, from the coding sequence GTGACCAGCACACCCGATACGGCACCTGCCGCTCCCGCCGCAAAGCGGGACCGCACCCACTATCTGTACATCGCGGTGATCATCGCCGTGGCCGCCGGTATCGCGGTGGGGCTGATCGCCCCCGATTTCGCCGTGAAGCTGAAGCCGATCGGTACCGGCTTCGTGAACCTGATCAAGATGATGATCTCGCCGATCATCTTCTGCACGATCGTCCTGGGCATCGGCTCGGTACGCAAGGCCGCCAAGGTCGGCGCGGTGGGCGGCATCGCGCTCGGCTACTTCGTGGTCATGTCGTTCGTCGCACTGGCCATCGGCCTGGTCGTCGGCAACATCCTGGAGCCCGGGACGGGCCTCGCGGTGACCGACGCGATCAAGGACGCGGGCCAGGGACAGGTCGTCGAGGCCAAGAACACCGAGGAGTTCCTGCTCGGGATCATCCCCGTGACGATCGTCTCCGCGTTCACCGGCGGCGAGGTCCTGCAGACCCTGCTCATCGCGCTGCTCACCGGCTTCGCGCTGCAGGCCATGGGCTCGACCGGTACGCCGATCCTGCGCGGCATCGAACACATCCAGCGTCTGGTCTTCCGCATCCTCGCCATGGTGATGTGGGCGGCGCCCATCGGTGCGTTCGGCGCGATCGCGGCGGTGACCGGCTCGGCGGGTGTGGACGCACTCAAGAGCCTCGCCGTGCTGATGCTCGGCTTCTACGTGACCTGTTTCCTCTTCGTCTTCATCGTGCTCGGCGCGATGCTGCGGATCGTGGCGGGCCTGAACATCTTCCTGCTGCTCAAGTACCTGGGCCGGGAGTTCCTGCTCATCCTCTCCACCTCCTCCTCCGAGTCCGCGCTGCCGCGGCTCATCGCGAAGATGGAGCACCTGGGTGTCAGCAAGCCGGTGGTCGGCATCACCGTCCCGACCGGCTACTCCTTCAACCTCGACGGCACCATGATCTACATGACCATGGCCTCGCTGTTCATCGCCGACGCCATGGGTACGCCGATGTCGATCGGTGAGCAGATCCCGCTGCTCCTCTTCCTGCTCGTCGCCTCCAAGGGCGCGGCGGGTGTCACCGGCGCGGGTCTGGCCACCCTGGCGGGCGGTCTCGCGTCCCACAAGCCGGCGCTGGTGGACGGCATCGGCCTGATCGTGGGCATCGACCGCTTCATGAGCGAGGCGCGCGCCCTGACGAACTTCGCGGGCAACGCCGTGGCCACGGTCCTCATCGGTACGTGGACCAAGGAGATCGACCGGCCCCGGGTCGACGAGGTGCTCGCGGGGCGGATTCCGTTCGACGAGACGACGCTGCTCGACGAAGGACACGGGGGTCTCACCGACGGGGACGGGTCGTCCGGCTCGGCCGATGTGCCGGAGCAGCCCGGGTCCGGGGACAAGGCCTTGGCGAAGGCCTAG